The region CGGCGCGAACAGGTCTCCGTTCAGCAGATAATAGTGTACCAGTCCGAGCCATGTGTTGAAGACCATGTGGAACGGTATGTTCTTGATCTCCCCTTTGCTCATCTCCTCCTCCAATGCCTGCATGAAGTGTATGGACACCGTCGACTGTATGGCGATGAAAGTGTTCCTCGCTTCTTCCGGCAGGTAGACCGCTTCTTTGATCAGCCTTTTGTAAAGATCCTCATGCTTTTTCAGCACGTCAATATGCATCTCCAAAAGCACGGTTATGTTGTTGACAGAATCAGATAGCAGATTCAGTTCTTTTTCTATTTCCCGTGAGAAATTCTCCACTGAGGAGATCAGCAGGTCTTCGACGGTCGGGAAATGAACGAATATCGACCCGTGCGAGACCTGCGCTTCGTTGGCGATGGCGATGGTAGGGGTGGAAAAGCCGTTCTCCGAATAAACCTTCAGCGCCGCCGCCGCGATCCTCTCTTTCGTCTGCGCCTTTTGCAGTTTCCGTTTCTCCGCCATTGAATGACTTCCAATTCAATGAGTGTTTACTCAATATATTAATCTTTCCCGAAGGCCGAGGTTTTCTTTCCCCGCAGAACCGAAAGCCTGCAAACTCATTCCCTCCCGCTTCTGCGCGCATAGCGTCCGCAGGCTTTGATACGCGGCAATGAAGAATTCTGAGCCGCAGTATCAGTCTTGTGAGTCAGGGATAAAAATTATAACAAAAGAGAGAATCCGTAGGTCATAATGGACAGGAAGACCATCAAAAGGGTCGCGAAGACCGCGCATCTTGCGCTCAGCGATGAGGAGCTTGAAAGATACGGCAAGGACCTGGCCGAGATACTTGATTATTTCAGCCTGATCGACGGGTCGCCGGAAGGAGAGGGATGCGGCGTGAACCCTGTGGAGATCACGGACATTCTTAGGGATGACGTGCCCGGTATCTTCATCGATCCCGGCGAACTTCTTAAGGACATGAAAACATACGATGGCTACGTGAGGGGGCCGAGACTATTATGAATGATATTCTCGCCCGCCTCCATGCGCTGAACGAGAAGTATTCCATGTTCAGCAGCATAGCCGACGGCCCGGACGTAGGCAGCCACGAATTCCTGTTCTCCGCAAAGGACAGCCTGACGTCCGCCGATATGCAGACGCGCTGCGGCTCCAAGATACTGGACGGATATCGTCCGATGTTCGATGCCGCCCCCATCGAGAGGATGAGGGCGGCCGGAGGGAAGCTGATAGGGAAGAACAACATGGACGAGTTCGGGTTCGGCACATTCTGCACGAATTCGGCATACGGCGTCCCGAAGAATCCTTTTGATCTCGAAAGGTCGTGCGGCGGGTCGTCGGGGGGTTCGGCATGCGCCGCGGCGGTCATCGACGGGCATATATCGCTGGGGGCGTCCACCGGAGGCTCCGTGTGCTGTCCCGCAAGCTTCTGCGGGACATACGGGATCGTGCCGACATACGGAAGAGTATCGAGGCACGGCCTGGTGGATTACGGCAGCTCCCTGGACAAAGTGGGTCTGATATCCTCGGACCCCGGAATGATCGCCAGATTTCTTCCGGTGATTTCCGGGAAGGACCCGAGGGACCCGACCTCATGCGCCCAGCCCGTCCTTGAGCTGAAAGGCAAAAAGATAGGGTCGGCAGCGGTGCCCGAGGAGTCCCTGGCCGGCGTAAGCAAGGATGTCCTTTCCGCTTTCGAACGCTCCCTGGACACACTGAGGGCCGCCGGTGTCGAGATAAGGAAAATAAGCATGCCGTCGCTTAGATACGCGCCGCCGGCATATTTCATAATAGCGACGTCCGAGGCGTCCACGAACCTTGCCAGGTATGTCGGGATGAGGTACGGGCAGCAGGAGGGGGATCTTTCCCTGAAGTTCGATGATTATTTCACATCGTTCAGGACGAGATACTTCGGGGATGAGGCAAAGAGGAGGATCCTTCTGGGAACGTATATCAGGATGGAGGGGTTCAGGGACCGATACTATGCCAAAGCGCTCAAGGTCAGACTCCACGTGATCGCATCTTACAAGGAAGTATTCAGGGAATACGGCGCCGTTCTTACGCCCACAATGCCGTTCGTCTCCCCGAAGTTTGGCGAGATATCGAAAATGACCCCTATGGAAACATACAGCGCGGACTTTCTCACATGCCCCCCGGACCTGGCTGGCATGCCCCATATGTCAGTCCCGTGCGGTTACGACGGGAACGGGATGCCCATAGGGATGCAGGTTGTCACGGACCATTGGGAGGAGGACCCTCTTGTGACCTTCGCGGAGGAATGGGACTCCTTATTCAGCGTGAGACGGCCGGAGGTGTCGCCGTGAGGATAGGTCTTGAGATACATGTGCAGCTTCCGACCGCGTCCAAGATGTTCTGTTCCTGCCCGACCGCCATCACGGACGTCCCCAACACACACGTATGCCCCATATGTCTGGGTATGCCGGGCAGCAAACCCATGATGAACAGGAAGGCGGTCGAGTACGGCATAATGCTGGCGAAGATGCTGGGCTGCGAGATCCCCGAGACCATATGGTTCTCCAGAAAGACATACTTCTATCCGGACATGAGCAGGAGCGTCCAGATCACACAGTACGACAACCCCGTCGGGAGGGGCGGCGTCTATCGTATGCATGGGAAGAAACCCATCGGGATCACCAGGATACAGCTTGAGGAGGACCCAGGCAAGACGAAGAGGGTAGGCGATCAGTCATCCATGGTGGATTATAACAGGTGCGGTATCGCGCTTGCGGAGATAGTGACCGACCCCGATCTCTCCTCTCCGGCGGAGGCCAGGGAGTTCCTCAGGCAGCTGATAGCGGACATCCGCCACACAATAGACCTCCCCAATGACGGGGAGAGAAGCATCCGTTGTGACTGTAACATATCGATCGGAGATGAAAGGGCGGAGGTGAAGAACGTCACCGGTCTGAGGAATGTCGAGAGGGCGCTGACCTTCGAAGCGATAAGACAGACAAAGGTCCTGAAGGCGGGAGGAAAGGTAGAGAGGGAGACCAGGCGCTTCGATGAGGAAAGAGGAGTTACTGTGTCTGTCAGGAAGAAGGAATATGAGGCGGACTACGGCTACATTGACGAGCCGGACCTGGGCATATTCCGCATAGGGGAGCTCGTGAGATCGATATCGATAAAGGAGAGCACCGTCAGCATAGCCTCAAGGCTCAGCAGGGACCATAAGATCGATATGAGGACCGCTGACCAGATCGTCTCGATGTCCGCCGGCCTGGCCGAGATTTTCGATAAGATCGCTAAAGAGACCGGCTCCCCACAGACGGCGGTGTCGTGGGTCACGGGGACAGTGAGTGCCAATTGGAAGGCTTTCGAGGCGGCGGGGAAGGATCCGGAAGGGATAGTGGACATAATAAGAAGGTTCTCCGGAGGCGAAATGACGGACATAGAGACGGACATCAAGTTGAAGGCCTATATGACAGGCGCAGATGCAGGGTCCGCAATGGAGCAAAGTGCTGATCTGGAGAAGATAATCAATGATTATCTGGATGCGCATCCCGAGATCATCGGTGAGATAAAGAGGAACGAAAAGGCCGTCAACAGGGTGATCGGACACGTGATGAAGGAAACGGGCGGGAGATACTCATCGTCTGAAATAGTGTCGGCGACAAAGGACACTCTCGGCCGAAGGCCGTGACCGCATCAGCGGCCCGTTCAGCAAGGGCCGGTTTGTCCGCTGTCAGACAATAGGACAAAACCTCTGTTCAGGCGTTACGGCAAATATTATATTGGGCATCAGGGTTGAAATCATCCCGATGATGCGGAGTTATCTTGCACTGGAGGACGGATCGGTAATGGAGGGGGAATCGTTCGGTCATACGGACGATGTTTTCGGAGAGGTAGTTTTCTCCACCGGAATGAGCGGATATCAGGAAAGTATGACCGACCCCTCTTTCAGAGGACAGATACTTATCATGACGTATCCCATGGTAGGGAATTACGGAATGTGCGACGGGCTCAACCAATCCGAGGGTGCGCATATACGGGGACTTGTTGTCCGCGAGTATTGCAAGGAACCATCCAGGATGTACGGCGGCGAAACGATAGATACGTTCATGAAAAGGCATAGGATACCCGGGATATCCGGAATAGATACCAGAGAATTGGTGATAAAGATCAGGCAGGCCGGTACGCTCAGGGGCGTGATCGTCCACGGAGGGGGTGCGGAGGATGCCGTCAGGAAGGCAAAGGAGACCCCCGCGCCGTCAGAAAGCAATCTTGTCTCGGAGGTCTCCAGTAAAAGCATTGTGAGGATCGACAACAAAAAGGACCTGACGGTGGGCGTGATAGACTGCGGCATGAAGAGCAGCATCCTGAGAGAGCTTTCCGAGAGGTTCAATGTCGTCATCCTTCCTTATGACACGCCTGCGCAGAAGGCGATCGATACCGGCATCAACGGCGTACTGGTGTCCAACGGCCCGGGGGACCCGGCGCATCCAGATATGATGAGGACCGC is a window of Candidatus Methanoplasma cognatum DNA encoding:
- a CDS encoding TetR/AcrR family transcriptional regulator; this encodes MAEKRKLQKAQTKERIAAAALKVYSENGFSTPTIAIANEAQVSHGSIFVHFPTVEDLLISSVENFSREIEKELNLLSDSVNNITVLLEMHIDVLKKHEDLYKRLIKEAVYLPEEARNTFIAIQSTVSIHFMQALEEEMSKGEIKNIPFHMVFNTWLGLVHYYLLNGDLFAPGGSVLKVYKNDLIECFLELIKK
- a CDS encoding aspartyl/glutamyl-tRNA amidotransferase subunit C; amino-acid sequence: MDRKTIKRVAKTAHLALSDEELERYGKDLAEILDYFSLIDGSPEGEGCGVNPVEITDILRDDVPGIFIDPGELLKDMKTYDGYVRGPRLL
- a CDS encoding amidase family protein; the protein is MNDILARLHALNEKYSMFSSIADGPDVGSHEFLFSAKDSLTSADMQTRCGSKILDGYRPMFDAAPIERMRAAGGKLIGKNNMDEFGFGTFCTNSAYGVPKNPFDLERSCGGSSGGSACAAAVIDGHISLGASTGGSVCCPASFCGTYGIVPTYGRVSRHGLVDYGSSLDKVGLISSDPGMIARFLPVISGKDPRDPTSCAQPVLELKGKKIGSAAVPEESLAGVSKDVLSAFERSLDTLRAAGVEIRKISMPSLRYAPPAYFIIATSEASTNLARYVGMRYGQQEGDLSLKFDDYFTSFRTRYFGDEAKRRILLGTYIRMEGFRDRYYAKALKVRLHVIASYKEVFREYGAVLTPTMPFVSPKFGEISKMTPMETYSADFLTCPPDLAGMPHMSVPCGYDGNGMPIGMQVVTDHWEEDPLVTFAEEWDSLFSVRRPEVSP
- the gatB gene encoding Asp-tRNA(Asn)/Glu-tRNA(Gln) amidotransferase subunit GatB, which gives rise to MRIGLEIHVQLPTASKMFCSCPTAITDVPNTHVCPICLGMPGSKPMMNRKAVEYGIMLAKMLGCEIPETIWFSRKTYFYPDMSRSVQITQYDNPVGRGGVYRMHGKKPIGITRIQLEEDPGKTKRVGDQSSMVDYNRCGIALAEIVTDPDLSSPAEAREFLRQLIADIRHTIDLPNDGERSIRCDCNISIGDERAEVKNVTGLRNVERALTFEAIRQTKVLKAGGKVERETRRFDEERGVTVSVRKKEYEADYGYIDEPDLGIFRIGELVRSISIKESTVSIASRLSRDHKIDMRTADQIVSMSAGLAEIFDKIAKETGSPQTAVSWVTGTVSANWKAFEAAGKDPEGIVDIIRRFSGGEMTDIETDIKLKAYMTGADAGSAMEQSADLEKIINDYLDAHPEIIGEIKRNEKAVNRVIGHVMKETGGRYSSSEIVSATKDTLGRRP
- the carA gene encoding glutamine-hydrolyzing carbamoyl-phosphate synthase small subunit, encoding MMRSYLALEDGSVMEGESFGHTDDVFGEVVFSTGMSGYQESMTDPSFRGQILIMTYPMVGNYGMCDGLNQSEGAHIRGLVVREYCKEPSRMYGGETIDTFMKRHRIPGISGIDTRELVIKIRQAGTLRGVIVHGGGAEDAVRKAKETPAPSESNLVSEVSSKSIVRIDNKKDLTVGVIDCGMKSSILRELSERFNVVILPYDTPAQKAIDTGINGVLVSNGPGDPAHPDMMRTAVKTVSDLSSQLPMMGICYGNQIVSLAFGAETYKMRFGHRGCNQPVKYEGRIYITSQNHGFAVDADSLDGTGLIADQFNANDGSVEGMRHRDLPIFTAQYHPEAAPGPHDTSFLFDKFKRIVGSG